A stretch of the Aerosakkonema funiforme FACHB-1375 genome encodes the following:
- a CDS encoding two-partner secretion domain-containing protein, which yields MKLTKLRLIWFCLLPVEISIALPSFGQITPDRTVGTTVTPNAETNTDRVDGGTIRGSNLFHSFQEFNIESDRSVYFSNPEGIINIFSRITGSNPSNIYGKLGVLGNANLFLLNPNGIIFGAGARLDLKGSFVATTADRINFADRAFFSASDPQISSLLTISVPIGLQFGSNPGAIVVQGAGHNARLSDTARVSGLDSTTVGLQLQPGKTLALVGGNLALNGGLLSAPGGRIELGSVAVGSVDLNAIPAGFAISYPNISSFGNIEIDRRALVSVAGTNAGAIDIQGQQIKISDGSIVLVQNQGDLTAGDIAIDATNSVQVIGKTPDFSSSSSLINETVSNGAAGNILITTPQLTIDRGGFILNRTYSTAPGGNIIVNADDVRVNGYTPGDPNVFRGISLLLAASNGDGKGGDLTISTRNLSISGGANVAARPYGSGNGGNVAVKADTIEVTSLEAPRGLYFSLLSAATFGIGNAGNLTIDTRTLSVRSGGRVSASSRFLGNAGSLTINASESIEAIGIKDAQNRSYIGTAVLAAFNQPSTANSGTTRINTPVLNITDGATVFVQNMASGRAGVLNINAGRIQLDNGGRISASTRSGEGGNINLEISNSLQMRHGSFISAEAGGSGNGGNIALNAATIASLENSNITANAMQGRGGNIQITTQGIFRSFDSSITASSQLGVSGFVNISTPNLEQHQVLVTFSTRFLKEDQTIASSCLTRRNLQRGRFVATGNGGLSESPENLLMPYEVGQIVPVRQLQITRNQPIEPTNSLPTNSAIQEATGLAFTPDGKLALVVAKSEMASPTELTCSQ from the coding sequence ATGAAATTAACTAAATTGCGCTTGATTTGGTTTTGTTTGTTACCAGTTGAGATTTCGATCGCGCTGCCAAGCTTCGGTCAAATAACACCCGATCGCACTGTCGGAACTACCGTCACGCCAAATGCCGAAACCAATACCGATCGCGTCGATGGCGGTACGATTCGCGGCAGCAATTTGTTCCACAGTTTTCAAGAATTTAATATCGAATCTGACCGAAGTGTTTATTTCAGCAACCCAGAAGGAATTATCAATATTTTTAGCAGAATAACGGGTAGCAATCCTTCTAACATCTATGGTAAGTTAGGAGTTTTAGGTAATGCCAATCTATTTTTGCTCAATCCCAACGGCATTATTTTCGGTGCGGGAGCGAGACTAGATCTTAAAGGTTCATTTGTCGCGACAACAGCCGATCGAATTAACTTTGCCGATCGCGCTTTTTTCAGTGCTAGCGATCCTCAAATTTCTTCTCTACTGACAATTAGCGTGCCGATCGGCTTACAATTTGGGAGCAATCCAGGAGCGATCGTCGTCCAAGGCGCGGGACACAACGCACGGTTAAGCGATACTGCTCGCGTTTCGGGATTGGACAGCACTACAGTCGGATTACAGCTGCAACCAGGGAAAACCCTTGCCTTGGTTGGTGGTAATCTAGCTTTGAATGGCGGATTACTCTCCGCACCAGGAGGACGGATTGAGTTAGGAAGTGTCGCGGTCGGAAGTGTCGATCTAAATGCCATTCCCGCAGGATTTGCAATTAGCTATCCTAATATTTCTAGCTTTGGAAATATCGAGATCGATCGCCGCGCTTTAGTTTCCGTTGCTGGCACTAATGCAGGTGCGATCGACATTCAAGGGCAACAAATTAAAATCTCGGATGGCTCGATCGTATTAGTACAAAATCAAGGCGATCTCACCGCAGGCGATATCGCGATCGATGCTACGAATTCAGTTCAGGTAATCGGCAAAACACCAGATTTTAGTAGTTCCAGCAGTTTAATCAATGAAACTGTGTCGAATGGTGCAGCGGGAAACATTTTGATTACCACCCCGCAACTAACTATCGATCGCGGTGGTTTTATCCTCAACCGCACCTATAGTACCGCGCCTGGTGGCAACATTATCGTCAATGCCGATGACGTGCGAGTAAACGGTTATACACCCGGAGATCCTAACGTTTTTCGAGGAATTAGCTTGCTTTTAGCCGCTTCCAACGGGGATGGAAAAGGTGGAGATCTGACCATTTCTACTCGAAACCTGTCGATTTCGGGGGGTGCTAACGTGGCAGCAAGACCTTATGGAAGCGGCAATGGCGGCAATGTCGCGGTGAAGGCAGATACGATTGAAGTAACGAGCTTGGAAGCGCCAAGAGGTCTTTATTTTAGCCTGCTATCTGCTGCCACCTTCGGGATTGGTAATGCAGGAAATCTGACCATTGATACCCGCACGCTGTCAGTGCGATCGGGGGGAAGAGTATCTGCTTCTAGCAGATTTTTGGGAAATGCAGGTTCGCTGACGATTAATGCGTCTGAATCGATCGAGGCGATCGGGATTAAAGATGCACAGAATCGGAGTTATATTGGTACTGCCGTTCTTGCTGCTTTTAATCAACCTTCCACTGCTAATTCAGGTACTACCAGGATTAACACCCCCGTCCTGAACATCACTGATGGCGCAACGGTTTTCGTTCAAAACATGGCTTCTGGTAGAGCAGGTGTCCTCAATATCAATGCTGGTAGGATACAACTGGATAATGGGGGGAGGATTTCGGCATCTACCCGATCGGGCGAAGGTGGCAATATTAACCTTGAAATATCAAATTCCTTGCAGATGCGTCACGGTAGCTTTATCAGTGCAGAGGCAGGTGGTAGTGGCAATGGCGGCAATATTGCCCTCAATGCTGCCACGATCGCCAGTTTAGAAAATAGCAACATTACCGCCAATGCTATGCAAGGTCGAGGTGGGAATATTCAAATTACTACTCAAGGTATTTTTCGCTCTTTTGATAGTAGTATTACTGCCTCTTCCCAATTGGGAGTAAGTGGTTTCGTCAATATTTCTACTCCTAATTTAGAGCAACATCAAGTTTTGGTAACATTCTCGACTCGTTTTCTCAAGGAAGACCAAACAATTGCCAGTAGTTGCCTGACCAGGCGCAACCTTCAGCGAGGAAGGTTTGTCGCCACTGGTAATGGCGGATTGTCAGAATCACCAGAGAATTTGCTGATGCCTTATGAGGTAGGACAGATCGTACCTGTCAGGCAGTTACAAATTACCAGAAATCAACCAATAGAACCTACCAATTCCTTGCCAACAAATTCTGCAATTCAAGAAGCAACGGGATTGGCGTTTACACCAGATGGAAAATTAGCCTTAGTGGTAGCCAAAAGTGAAATGGCTTCTCCTACAGAATTAACTTGTAGCCAATAA
- a CDS encoding two-partner secretion domain-containing protein, translating to MNNSNSRCFWSSIFTFLACAIAASTSAQSVPDATLPVNSTVTTNDDILTIEGGTRAGSNLFHSFQEFSVPTDTAAFFNNPLSIENIITRVTGGNVSNIDGIIRANGNANLFLLNPNGIIFGSNARLDIGGSFVGTTAESVVFADGIKFSPTNPSSTPLLTIDVPVGLQLGSNPGTIVVQGTGHTARFTFFTDVSGLNPDSYNLKVKPGNTLALIGGNLSLEGGLLLASGGRIELGSVTHGSAILNSHPQGFALSYPATNRFGNIQIDQKALADVSGFTAGSVQMQGQQVNIESGSLVLVQNQGNQSAGNITVNAIESLHISGIAPDLSNPSSVISETRSTGAAGNITLTSPLIQIQNGGVVRNRTFSNGRGGDIILNATNELNVSGQTGIGLFSGSSQIFATTHADGAGGNVSITSRNFSITNSGQVGARTYNLGPGGNLTVQADSILIVSPTPPPGGVYGVTTAPSLLSVSTFGSGNTGNLTINTRTLSVQNGGILSASTLDRGNAGTLRIDASESVEVKDRVSQQDTSYIGAAGLSFRGFGGDLRGDAGQVTIDTPVLKVSNDARIFVQNQGLGNAGTLRINADRIQLDTGGNISASTKVGEGGNINLQIADLLQMRRGSFISAEAGGRGNGGNITLNAPVMVSLENSDIIANAVQGNGGNIHITTQGIFRSSDSNITASSELGLSGTVNISNPNLEAKHIPIVVNNNFVTEAPVIASSCLNRRNGQQGRFVATGNGGLSETPDSLIIPYEVTQVRTVGSLLGRENQTSEINNSLLPNYFVREATGFTVSPDGSVILVTNLSQLEPTQNIICASN from the coding sequence ATGAATAATTCTAATTCGAGATGTTTTTGGAGTAGCATATTCACATTTTTAGCGTGTGCGATCGCTGCTTCTACATCCGCGCAGAGCGTACCAGATGCCACTTTACCAGTTAATTCTACCGTTACCACCAACGACGATATTTTGACGATTGAGGGCGGTACTCGCGCTGGTAGCAATCTCTTCCATAGCTTTCAAGAATTTTCGGTCCCCACCGACACCGCCGCCTTCTTCAACAATCCCTTAAGTATAGAAAACATCATCACTCGGGTCACTGGGGGCAACGTTTCTAACATTGACGGAATTATTCGCGCCAATGGGAATGCAAATCTGTTTTTACTCAACCCCAACGGCATTATTTTTGGCTCCAATGCCCGATTGGATATTGGTGGCTCATTTGTTGGCACTACGGCGGAGAGTGTGGTTTTTGCAGATGGGATAAAGTTTAGCCCCACCAATCCCAGCAGCACACCATTACTCACGATCGACGTGCCAGTTGGCTTGCAACTTGGCAGCAACCCCGGAACGATTGTCGTGCAAGGAACAGGACACACTGCACGATTTACTTTTTTTACCGACGTTTCCGGCTTGAATCCCGACTCATACAACTTAAAGGTTAAACCTGGAAACACCCTTGCCTTAATCGGTGGCAATTTGTCTTTGGAGGGGGGATTGCTCTTAGCATCTGGAGGGCGGATTGAATTAGGGAGTGTCACTCATGGCAGTGCCATTCTTAATTCCCACCCACAGGGATTTGCGTTAAGCTATCCAGCGACCAACCGCTTCGGCAACATCCAGATCGACCAAAAGGCCCTGGCTGATGTAAGCGGCTTCACTGCCGGCTCAGTGCAAATGCAAGGCCAACAAGTCAATATTGAAAGTGGCTCACTGGTCTTGGTACAAAATCAGGGCAATCAGTCGGCTGGCAATATTACAGTCAACGCGATCGAATCGTTGCACATTAGCGGAATTGCCCCAGACTTAAGCAACCCTAGCAGTGTCATCAGTGAAACACGATCGACGGGAGCGGCGGGAAACATTACCCTGACATCTCCTCTGATCCAGATTCAGAATGGAGGTGTCGTCCGCAACCGTACCTTTAGCAATGGTCGGGGGGGTGACATCATTTTGAATGCTACCAACGAGTTAAACGTCTCAGGTCAAACAGGGATAGGACTCTTTTCAGGAAGTAGTCAAATCTTTGCAACAACTCATGCCGATGGTGCTGGAGGGAATGTCTCCATCACTAGCCGAAACTTTTCTATCACCAATAGCGGCCAGGTGGGAGCTAGAACCTATAACTTGGGGCCGGGTGGCAATCTTACGGTTCAGGCAGATAGCATCCTTATCGTTAGTCCGACTCCTCCGCCTGGAGGTGTATATGGAGTGACTACAGCCCCTTCTCTACTCTCAGTTTCAACCTTTGGCTCTGGAAATACAGGCAACCTCACTATTAACACCCGTACTTTGTCAGTTCAAAATGGTGGAATTCTATCAGCCTCTACTTTAGATCGAGGAAATGCCGGCACGCTCAGGATCGATGCGTCTGAGTCGGTCGAAGTTAAGGATCGAGTCTCCCAGCAAGATACTAGCTATATTGGTGCGGCTGGGCTTAGTTTTAGGGGTTTTGGAGGGGATCTCCGTGGAGATGCAGGTCAGGTGACAATCGACACACCTGTTCTGAAAGTGAGCAATGATGCCAGAATTTTTGTGCAAAACCAAGGACTGGGCAATGCCGGCACTTTGAGGATTAATGCCGATCGAATCCAACTGGACACCGGGGGCAATATTTCAGCCTCTACCAAAGTCGGTGAAGGCGGCAACATTAACCTCCAGATTGCTGACCTTTTGCAAATGCGTCGTGGGAGTTTTATCAGTGCAGAAGCAGGAGGCAGGGGAAATGGAGGCAACATCACCCTGAATGCACCGGTGATGGTTAGCCTAGAAAATAGCGACATTATTGCCAATGCCGTTCAAGGGAATGGGGGTAATATTCACATCACTACTCAAGGTATTTTTCGTTCTTCTGACAGTAACATTACTGCCTCTTCCGAACTGGGATTGAGCGGTACGGTGAATATCTCCAACCCTAATTTAGAGGCAAAGCATATCCCGATCGTGGTGAATAATAATTTTGTCACGGAAGCGCCAGTAATAGCTAGCAGTTGCTTGAATCGTCGTAACGGGCAACAAGGGCGGTTTGTTGCGACTGGTAACGGTGGTTTATCCGAAACACCAGATAGTTTAATAATTCCCTACGAAGTCACGCAGGTGAGAA
- a CDS encoding two-partner secretion domain-containing protein encodes MKFISLLVLPIVLLLDAPVSSQILSDRTVGTTVTPNVETNTDRIDGGTIRGSNLFHSFQEFNIESGRSVYFSNPAGIINIFTRIIGGNPSNINGTLGILGNANLFLLNPNGIIFGPNARLNINGSFVASTANSFKFADGSLYGITNPTTSPVLTISTPIGLQLGANAGPIKVEGINSAGLALPTGQTLALVGGAIVITGGNLAVPDGRVELWAVRNAEVGFNNFAQWQLSSPTTAADWGTISLQRSSLIDASGNDGGAIAIRGRGLTIEENSHILSNTVSGQGRGISVQTTEFVDLFGTPAPVQFPPYHGIATSVSAPPDSGLRADGRAGDVTIATGRLRVLNGVFIQSSSSGDGSKTGNITIRATDVEVKGYNPFPSPFFFEKPGDFMFLSTINTLIFGGTGESGKLSIEAERVRLLDGARISADVLGAIGAGANGTAGNISIRASESLEISGYAPNGVTSGVFSGVQPGTTGQGGRIAIDTGRMLLSNGGTISTGLSGTGNAGDIEIKAIDVQLSDAAIDGFSKTLSGITVAVGPLGIGQGGNISLDTQTLHVFNGGQITSSTLGNGAAGNINLQADRIDIEGISQPLADGRQLPSSITAASTTTANAGSIALTANILNLRDRGEISVSNTGGGDAGNLHVDANRIDLEAGNSLRSEVAAGNRGNITLNANSLLMRGGSEITTNATGTATGGNIAISTDTLTDLENSDITANALQGQGGNIQIATQAIFLSPDSDITASSQLGVSGNINISILNLNTQNVAVLPTHNFVSQAPVIASTCLTRRNTQQGHFVVTGNGGLSETPDSLSMPYDLVQVRSVNQLQSRRNRSVERNNSLLPNYFVREATGFTVSPDGRVILVDNQSQIEPVQNIICATNQLEISQ; translated from the coding sequence ATGAAATTTATTTCGCTATTAGTATTGCCAATTGTGCTTTTACTAGATGCGCCAGTTAGCAGTCAGATACTGTCCGATCGCACTGTCGGAACTACCGTCACGCCAAATGTCGAAACTAATACCGATCGCATCGATGGTGGTACGATTCGCGGTAGCAATTTGTTCCACAGTTTTCAAGAATTTAATATCGAATCTGGCCGCAGTGTTTATTTCAGTAACCCAGCCGGAATTATCAATATTTTCACCAGAATAATAGGTGGCAATCCCTCTAACATCAATGGCACGTTAGGAATTTTAGGTAATGCCAATCTATTTTTACTCAATCCCAACGGCATTATTTTTGGCCCTAATGCACGGCTGAATATTAATGGTTCTTTTGTTGCTTCCACAGCTAATAGCTTTAAGTTCGCTGATGGTAGTTTGTACGGCATTACCAACCCCACTACCTCACCAGTGCTGACAATCAGCACTCCCATCGGACTGCAATTGGGAGCCAATGCGGGCCCAATTAAAGTAGAGGGAATCAATTCCGCAGGATTAGCTCTACCAACGGGTCAGACCCTCGCTTTGGTAGGTGGCGCGATCGTGATAACTGGCGGAAACTTGGCTGTTCCAGACGGACGAGTGGAATTGTGGGCGGTGCGGAATGCGGAGGTGGGATTCAATAATTTCGCACAATGGCAACTGAGCAGTCCTACTACTGCGGCTGACTGGGGTACGATTTCCTTGCAACGATCGTCCTTAATCGATGCTAGCGGTAATGATGGCGGCGCGATCGCCATTCGCGGTCGGGGTCTGACAATTGAAGAGAATTCCCATATTTTATCTAATACGGTGTCCGGACAGGGACGCGGGATTTCCGTGCAAACTACGGAATTCGTCGATTTATTCGGCACTCCTGCCCCCGTACAATTTCCCCCTTACCACGGTATTGCCACATCCGTGTCTGCTCCACCCGATTCGGGATTGCGGGCAGATGGTCGAGCAGGGGATGTGACGATCGCAACCGGACGCTTGCGGGTGCTAAATGGCGTTTTTATTCAATCTAGTTCTTCTGGCGATGGTTCTAAAACTGGCAATATCACGATTCGAGCTACTGACGTAGAAGTCAAAGGCTATAACCCATTTCCTTCTCCCTTTTTCTTTGAAAAGCCCGGTGACTTTATGTTTTTGAGTACTATTAACACTTTAATTTTTGGTGGAACGGGGGAGAGTGGAAAGCTTTCGATCGAAGCCGAACGAGTGCGATTGCTAGATGGTGCCAGGATTAGCGCTGACGTGCTAGGAGCGATCGGAGCAGGGGCTAACGGTACGGCGGGAAATATTTCGATTAGAGCATCCGAAAGCTTGGAAATTAGCGGCTACGCTCCTAATGGTGTTACCAGTGGTGTATTCAGTGGAGTACAACCGGGTACAACTGGTCAAGGCGGTCGGATCGCGATCGATACCGGACGGATGTTACTTTCCAATGGCGGCACGATTTCCACTGGTTTGTCTGGAACTGGCAATGCTGGAGATATTGAAATTAAAGCCATAGACGTGCAACTCAGCGATGCGGCGATCGATGGTTTTAGCAAAACCCTTAGTGGCATCACGGTTGCCGTTGGCCCATTGGGAATCGGTCAGGGTGGAAATATCTCTTTGGACACGCAGACTTTGCACGTTTTCAACGGCGGACAAATCACCTCATCAACGCTAGGAAATGGAGCCGCTGGTAATATCAACTTGCAAGCCGATCGAATTGACATAGAAGGCATCTCCCAACCGTTAGCCGATGGTCGCCAACTCCCCAGCAGTATTACCGCTGCCTCCACTACTACTGCCAATGCAGGTTCGATCGCCTTAACTGCCAATATTCTCAACCTCCGCGACAGGGGAGAAATTTCCGTCAGCAACACTGGCGGCGGCGATGCGGGTAACTTGCACGTTGATGCCAACCGCATCGATCTCGAAGCGGGCAACAGTTTGCGATCGGAAGTAGCAGCAGGTAATCGAGGTAACATTACTTTGAACGCTAATTCTTTGTTGATGCGTGGCGGCAGCGAAATCACCACTAACGCTACGGGAACGGCTACCGGAGGCAATATTGCGATCTCTACCGATACCTTAACCGATCTGGAAAACAGCGACATCACTGCTAATGCCCTACAAGGACAGGGCGGTAATATTCAAATTGCCACACAAGCTATTTTCCTTTCTCCCGATAGCGATATCACCGCTTCTTCTCAATTGGGTGTGAGTGGCAATATTAATATCTCGATTCTTAACTTGAATACCCAAAACGTAGCGGTACTTCCGACTCATAATTTTGTCAGTCAAGCGCCTGTAATCGCCAGTACTTGTTTGACTCGTCGCAACACGCAACAAGGACATTTTGTAGTAACTGGTAATGGTGGGTTATCAGAAACACCAGATAGTTTGTCGATGCCCTATGACCTAGTACAGGTAAGAAGTGTCAATCAGTTACAAAGTAGAAGAAATCGATCGGTAGAAAGGAATAATTCCTTATTACCAAATTACTTTGTTCGAGAAGCAACAGGATTTACTGTTAGCCCGGATGGAAGGGTAATCCTGGTTGATAATCAGAGCCAAATAGAACCAGTCCAAAATATAATTTGCGCTACAAATCAACTGGAGATAAGTCAATGA